A window of Chitinophaga sp. MM2321 contains these coding sequences:
- a CDS encoding copper homeostasis protein CutC: MSFTLEICAASVASCIAAEAGGANRIELCDNLLEGGTTPSYATIAVAREKVKIDLYPIIRPRGGDFLYSDLEFDIMKKDVEICKQLGCNGVVIGILTADGRVDKHRCKELVTLAWPMGVTFHRAFDMTDNPFEALEDIIDIGCERILTSGAHNTAVEGASLLKDLVGRADNRIIIMAGAGVRAANIATLVKTTGVQEFHTSAKAYEESHMVYRNPNVSMGGIPGVPEYGISVTQKEEVLLIREKAEKALQEMKQ; the protein is encoded by the coding sequence ATGTCTTTTACCCTCGAAATATGTGCAGCCTCCGTCGCTTCCTGCATAGCAGCGGAAGCTGGTGGGGCTAACCGCATTGAACTGTGCGATAATCTGCTGGAAGGTGGCACCACCCCCAGTTATGCCACCATTGCAGTGGCGCGTGAAAAAGTAAAGATAGACCTCTACCCTATTATACGCCCGCGTGGTGGCGACTTCCTCTACTCCGACCTGGAATTTGACATCATGAAAAAGGATGTGGAAATCTGCAAACAACTGGGCTGTAATGGCGTAGTGATTGGCATCCTCACCGCCGACGGGCGCGTGGACAAACACCGGTGTAAAGAACTGGTTACCCTGGCATGGCCCATGGGTGTTACCTTTCACCGGGCATTTGACATGACCGATAACCCCTTTGAAGCACTGGAAGATATTATCGATATAGGTTGTGAACGCATTCTAACCTCCGGTGCGCACAATACAGCAGTGGAAGGAGCTTCCCTCCTGAAAGACCTGGTAGGGAGAGCAGACAACCGCATCATCATTATGGCAGGTGCAGGCGTGCGTGCAGCCAACATCGCTACACTGGTTAAAACAACCGGCGTACAGGAATTTCATACTTCAGCCAAAGCATATGAAGAAAGCCATATGGTGTACCGCAATCCGAATGTCAGTATGGGCGGCATTCCCGGCGTACCGGAATATGGTATCTCTGTAACACAAAAAGAAGAAGTATTATTAATTCGTGAAAAGGCAGAAAAAGCTTTGCAGGAAATGAAACAGTAA
- a CDS encoding MFS transporter: MAQQTKQSAQSTHPSFFVLILVFFFWGFLAASNSIFIPFCKSHFNLTQLESQLIDFAFYSAYFIGSLILYLASAARKVDILNKIGYKKGIIYGLLISVVGSAIMIPCVNKEKIVPIKETITDISGFQVEQQLQTSDRQVKIRREKDKDTYSLLISNNDAAEKYTTNPQLLSEIPLGFTKDDEHKQYAGTFTKASLEKIITVLDTDYKQTVTFGYFALILMALFIVALGFSLQQTAANPFAILLGDPAKGSHRLNLAGGVNSFGTTIGPIIVSMLLFGNIKGGDVSTDISKINTLYFLLIGLFLVAAAIFAFVKMPESQDDEKFESSPKATKSILAITLMFILILMGLILKFELPLFIAGIVGIIGILFFTKTASASNSEGWGAMRYPQLTLGMLAIFIYVGVEVTIASNLGALLKHPGFLTPKGLAESELDPYVSLFWGSMMIGRWTGAISVFNVSKLTRQILCVIVPFVAYGVILGANVVKGNDVAPLYPYAICIAIQIFGFFAGQDKPAKTLMIFGLLGVGSILIGLFTSGALATFAFISGGLFCSVMWPNIFSLAIAGLGKYTGQGSAFLVMMILGGSLIPPVQGGLADIPSIGIHASYIIPALCFAYLAFFAFRVKNILKSQGIDYESATSGGH; the protein is encoded by the coding sequence ATGGCGCAGCAAACAAAGCAAAGCGCACAAAGTACACATCCGTCGTTCTTTGTGCTTATTTTGGTATTCTTTTTCTGGGGGTTTCTGGCTGCCTCAAACAGTATATTTATCCCATTTTGCAAATCTCATTTCAACCTTACCCAGCTTGAATCTCAGCTGATTGACTTCGCTTTTTACAGCGCCTACTTCATTGGCTCGCTGATCCTTTACCTGGCATCTGCCGCCAGGAAAGTGGATATCCTGAACAAAATCGGCTACAAAAAAGGCATTATATACGGCCTCCTCATCTCCGTAGTAGGATCTGCCATCATGATCCCCTGCGTTAATAAGGAAAAGATCGTTCCTATAAAAGAAACGATCACCGATATCAGTGGTTTCCAGGTAGAACAACAATTACAGACTTCAGACAGACAAGTGAAAATACGCCGGGAGAAAGACAAGGATACTTATTCACTGCTCATCAGCAACAACGACGCAGCGGAGAAGTATACCACCAACCCGCAACTGCTCTCCGAAATTCCGCTGGGCTTCACAAAAGACGACGAACATAAACAATATGCCGGCACCTTTACCAAAGCCAGCCTGGAGAAAATCATTACCGTACTGGATACTGATTATAAGCAAACCGTCACCTTCGGTTACTTTGCCCTCATCCTGATGGCACTGTTTATCGTAGCATTGGGGTTCTCCCTGCAACAAACAGCGGCCAACCCGTTTGCCATCCTGCTGGGTGACCCGGCTAAAGGCTCACACCGCCTCAATCTTGCCGGCGGAGTCAACTCCTTTGGTACTACCATCGGACCCATTATCGTGAGCATGCTGCTTTTCGGTAACATTAAAGGAGGCGATGTAAGTACAGACATCAGCAAGATCAACACCTTGTACTTCCTGCTCATCGGGCTGTTCCTCGTAGCTGCGGCGATCTTTGCATTTGTAAAGATGCCGGAAAGCCAGGACGATGAAAAATTTGAATCATCTCCGAAGGCCACCAAATCTATATTGGCCATCACGCTCATGTTTATCCTCATCCTGATGGGGCTGATCCTGAAATTTGAACTGCCGCTCTTTATTGCCGGTATCGTGGGTATTATCGGTATCCTCTTCTTTACTAAAACGGCTTCTGCCAGCAACAGTGAAGGATGGGGCGCCATGAGATATCCGCAGCTGACACTCGGCATGCTGGCCATATTTATATATGTAGGTGTGGAAGTAACCATCGCCAGTAACCTGGGGGCATTACTGAAACATCCCGGATTCCTCACGCCCAAAGGCCTGGCGGAATCTGAGCTGGATCCGTACGTATCCCTGTTCTGGGGTAGTATGATGATTGGCAGGTGGACCGGTGCTATCAGCGTATTCAATGTATCTAAATTAACCCGTCAGATCCTTTGTGTCATCGTTCCTTTTGTGGCATATGGGGTCATACTCGGTGCCAATGTGGTAAAAGGAAACGATGTGGCGCCACTGTATCCTTATGCTATCTGCATCGCCATACAGATCTTCGGTTTCTTTGCAGGCCAGGACAAACCCGCCAAAACCCTGATGATCTTTGGTTTACTTGGTGTGGGCAGTATATTGATCGGTTTGTTCACCAGCGGCGCATTGGCTACTTTTGCTTTCATCAGCGGTGGCTTATTCTGTTCCGTAATGTGGCCCAACATCTTCTCGTTGGCTATTGCCGGTTTAGGTAAATACACAGGTCAGGGTTCTGCTTTCCTGGTGATGATGATCCTGGGTGGTTCACTGATACCTCCTGTTCAGGGAGGCCTGGCAGATATTCCAAGCATCGGCATTCACGCCTCTTATATTATTCCGGCGCTTTGCTTTGCTTATCTTGCATTTTTCGCTTTCAGAGTTAAAAACATTTTAAAATCTCAAGGAATAGATTATGAGTCAGCAACTAGCGGTGGGCATTGA
- a CDS encoding ROK family protein, with product MSQQLAVGIDIGGTNTKFGIVDRRGNILCDGRMLTNKYEDVTCFLDELHQRLSVLIEEVGGIENIKGIGVGAPNGNFYNGNIEYAPNLRWKGVIPLAELLEKKFGLPAVLTNDANAAALGELIYGAARGMKDFIVITLGTGVGSGIVANGQLIYGHDGFAGELGHCIVIPGGRYHAGTGAHGSLEAYASATGVTNSALELLATRPDEKSMLRDHPKEEIDSKLIYEAAMKGDPLAMEVYEFTGKILGEALANFVMFSSPEAIVLFGGLTKAGFLIMKPVREHMEKNLLPIFQNKVKLLFSELKESDAAILGASALAWEMKD from the coding sequence ATGAGTCAGCAACTAGCGGTGGGCATTGATATTGGCGGTACGAACACTAAATTCGGTATTGTAGATAGAAGGGGCAATATCCTGTGTGATGGTCGTATGTTAACCAATAAGTACGAAGATGTTACCTGCTTCCTGGACGAGCTCCATCAGCGTTTGTCTGTATTGATTGAAGAAGTGGGTGGCATAGAAAATATAAAAGGTATTGGCGTAGGTGCACCTAATGGTAATTTTTATAATGGAAACATTGAATATGCCCCTAACCTGCGCTGGAAAGGTGTCATTCCATTGGCAGAACTGCTTGAAAAGAAGTTTGGTTTGCCAGCTGTATTAACCAACGATGCCAATGCTGCGGCTTTGGGAGAATTGATTTATGGCGCTGCCAGAGGCATGAAAGACTTTATCGTAATCACCCTGGGTACCGGTGTGGGCAGTGGTATTGTTGCCAACGGCCAGCTGATTTACGGACACGACGGTTTTGCCGGAGAACTGGGTCACTGTATTGTGATCCCCGGTGGCAGGTATCATGCCGGCACAGGCGCCCATGGCTCCCTGGAAGCATATGCTTCCGCTACCGGCGTTACTAATTCCGCACTGGAATTGCTGGCTACCCGCCCCGATGAAAAAAGCATGCTGCGCGATCATCCCAAAGAAGAGATCGATTCCAAGCTCATCTATGAAGCTGCCATGAAAGGCGATCCGCTCGCCATGGAAGTATATGAGTTTACCGGCAAGATCCTGGGAGAAGCCCTCGCCAATTTCGTGATGTTCTCCAGCCCGGAAGCAATTGTGCTCTTCGGTGGACTTACCAAAGCAGGATTCCTCATCATGAAACCTGTACGGGAGCATATGGAAAAGAATCTGCTCCCCATTTTCCAGAATAAAGTTAAATTGCTGTTCTCAGAACTGAAGGAAAGTGATGCCGCTATACTGGGCGCCAGCGCGCTGGCATGGGAAATGAAAGATTAG
- a CDS encoding endonuclease/exonuclease/phosphatase family protein — protein MKRMLLITVVCFSGFSLFAQMQKIKVLTYNIHHGENMKGELDLQGIANVILATNPDLVALQEVDSVTQRTKKSDQLKELAALTGMYTYFAKAMDFDGGGYGTGILSRFPISSGITLPLPTSKGIEPRAAGIIMVKLPGDSLMQFATAHLDAEEHATDRITEAGTLVEYFRQTQTPTILAGDFNAIPSSKEITILKQVFTDATMLMGPTFPADTPRVKLDYIMIHPRHRWSITATRIIEEAVASDHRPVLCEFELK, from the coding sequence ATGAAAAGAATGTTGCTCATTACCGTGGTATGTTTTAGCGGGTTCTCACTGTTTGCGCAAATGCAAAAAATAAAGGTGCTGACTTACAATATCCATCACGGTGAAAACATGAAAGGAGAGCTTGACCTGCAAGGAATTGCTAATGTCATACTGGCTACCAACCCCGATCTCGTGGCATTACAGGAAGTAGACAGCGTAACGCAACGCACGAAGAAATCAGATCAGCTCAAAGAACTGGCTGCACTCACGGGCATGTATACTTACTTTGCAAAGGCCATGGATTTTGATGGCGGCGGCTATGGTACCGGCATCCTTTCCCGCTTTCCCATTTCAAGCGGTATCACCCTGCCACTGCCCACCAGCAAAGGCATTGAACCCAGAGCAGCAGGCATTATCATGGTAAAACTACCGGGCGACAGTTTAATGCAGTTTGCAACCGCACACCTGGATGCAGAGGAGCATGCAACAGACCGGATCACTGAAGCAGGCACGCTGGTGGAATATTTCAGGCAAACACAAACACCCACCATCCTTGCCGGTGACTTCAACGCGATTCCTTCTTCCAAAGAAATAACCATCCTGAAACAGGTATTCACTGATGCTACGATGTTGATGGGGCCTACCTTCCCCGCTGATACACCCCGGGTAAAACTGGACTATATCATGATCCATCCCAGGCACCGCTGGAGTATTACCGCCACCAGGATCATCGAAGAAGCTGTGGCTTCCGATCACAGACCTGTATTGTGTGAGTTCGAGTTAAAATAA
- a CDS encoding sugar MFS transporter, with translation MSNQTATMKPPAAAAQQSNARAMTVIGTLFFLFGFITWLNSVLIPFLKQACELSDFQVYFVTFAFYISYFVMAIPSSGILRRVGFANGMSVGLLTMAIGSLIFVPAAQVRSFPLFLVGLFVQGAGMTLLQAASNPYVTIIGPMESAAQRMSIMGICNKVAAMIGILLLSVLLFSDTAELSQKIEGLQGAEKEAELTLLAGRVIVPYIVMAVVLAGLALMVRKAHLPEVKPEGEEQTDTAAGSHASIFSIPYLMLGILCLFLYVGVEVLAIDSLALYGVASGFDQGTALHLGIYSLICLTIGYLLGIVLIPKYITQRQALITCAILGVVFTAGALLTSGKTSVVFIVLLSFAHSLMWPGIWPLAINKLGKFTKLGSAFLIMAIAGGAILPLVYGALSVQWNDRQMPYAIMIPCYLYIMYYAMAGYKKGLPQ, from the coding sequence ATGTCCAACCAAACAGCAACAATGAAACCACCCGCTGCAGCAGCTCAGCAAAGCAATGCACGGGCCATGACCGTAATCGGTACGCTCTTTTTTCTCTTTGGATTTATCACCTGGTTAAACAGTGTACTGATCCCATTTCTGAAACAGGCATGTGAGTTATCGGATTTCCAGGTATACTTTGTAACATTCGCATTTTATATCTCTTACTTCGTGATGGCGATTCCGTCATCCGGTATTCTGCGTAGGGTTGGATTTGCAAATGGTATGTCTGTCGGCTTGCTGACGATGGCTATTGGTTCCCTGATCTTTGTTCCGGCAGCGCAGGTACGTTCCTTTCCGTTATTCCTGGTAGGCCTTTTTGTACAGGGTGCTGGTATGACCTTGTTGCAGGCAGCTTCCAATCCGTATGTAACCATCATCGGGCCTATGGAAAGTGCTGCACAACGTATGAGTATCATGGGTATCTGTAACAAGGTGGCCGCTATGATCGGTATCCTGTTGCTGAGTGTTTTACTGTTTAGCGATACCGCTGAACTGTCCCAGAAAATTGAAGGATTACAGGGCGCTGAAAAAGAAGCAGAGCTAACGCTGCTGGCAGGCCGTGTAATTGTTCCCTATATTGTAATGGCGGTAGTACTGGCTGGTCTGGCACTGATGGTGCGCAAGGCACACTTACCGGAAGTAAAACCTGAAGGGGAAGAACAGACTGATACCGCTGCAGGTAGTCATGCTTCTATCTTTAGTATTCCTTACCTGATGCTGGGTATCCTTTGCCTGTTCCTGTATGTGGGCGTGGAAGTACTGGCTATCGACTCCCTGGCGCTGTATGGCGTTGCCAGCGGATTTGATCAGGGTACGGCGTTGCACCTGGGCATCTATAGTCTCATCTGCTTAACAATAGGTTACTTACTGGGTATCGTACTGATCCCTAAATATATTACCCAACGCCAGGCGCTGATCACCTGTGCGATCCTGGGTGTGGTATTTACAGCCGGTGCATTGCTTACCAGCGGTAAAACTTCCGTGGTATTCATCGTGTTGCTAAGCTTCGCCCACTCCCTGATGTGGCCTGGCATCTGGCCGCTGGCTATCAACAAACTGGGTAAATTTACCAAACTGGGTTCTGCTTTCCTGATCATGGCTATTGCGGGCGGTGCCATTCTTCCACTGGTGTATGGCGCTTTATCCGTACAATGGAATGACAGACAGATGCCTTATGCGATCATGATTCCTTGCTACCTGTACATCATGTATTACGCAATGGCGGGGTATAAAAAAGGATTACCTCAATAA
- a CDS encoding N(4)-(beta-N-acetylglucosaminyl)-L-asparaginase yields MKDRRNFLKTAALSAAVFSLDGVTGTPARSQGKGGIIKGKPIVVSTWDFGRAANAAAWEILKKGGRALDAVEAGVRVPEADPNNHTVGFSGYPDRDGRVTLDACIMDEMGNCGSVGALEHVTHAISVARAVMEKTPHVMLVGDGALQFALANGFQKENLLTPEAEKAWKEWLKTSEYKPVINIENKSYEPANGATAFNPLTLPGNVYNHDTIGMVAMDAAGNLSGACTTSGMAFKLHGRVGDSPIIGAGLFVDNEFGAATSTGVGEEVIRIVGSHLVVELMRQGYPPEKACKEAVERIVKRSPSKAKQLQVGFLALNKKGQHGAYCIQKGFSYAVCTSDTSNILIDGKHHF; encoded by the coding sequence ATGAAAGATAGAAGAAATTTCCTGAAAACAGCGGCCCTAAGTGCCGCTGTTTTCTCTTTAGACGGAGTAACGGGAACGCCTGCACGTTCACAAGGCAAAGGGGGTATTATCAAAGGTAAACCCATTGTTGTATCCACCTGGGACTTTGGCCGCGCGGCAAACGCCGCGGCCTGGGAGATCCTGAAAAAAGGCGGCCGTGCACTGGACGCCGTAGAAGCTGGTGTACGCGTACCCGAAGCAGATCCAAACAATCATACCGTAGGGTTCTCCGGTTACCCGGACCGCGATGGCCGTGTTACCCTGGATGCCTGCATCATGGATGAAATGGGCAACTGCGGATCGGTAGGTGCGCTGGAACATGTTACCCACGCCATTTCCGTAGCCCGTGCCGTCATGGAAAAAACACCGCATGTAATGCTGGTAGGTGATGGTGCGCTGCAATTCGCCCTGGCGAATGGATTCCAGAAAGAAAACCTCCTCACCCCGGAAGCGGAAAAGGCCTGGAAGGAATGGCTGAAAACATCAGAATACAAACCGGTCATCAACATAGAAAACAAATCATACGAACCTGCCAATGGCGCTACAGCTTTCAATCCGCTGACGTTGCCGGGCAATGTATACAATCACGATACCATCGGTATGGTAGCCATGGATGCTGCCGGCAACCTCTCCGGCGCCTGCACTACCAGCGGCATGGCATTCAAACTCCATGGCCGTGTAGGCGATTCCCCCATCATCGGGGCGGGCCTGTTTGTGGATAATGAATTCGGCGCCGCCACCAGTACTGGTGTTGGGGAAGAAGTGATCAGAATAGTGGGCAGTCACCTGGTAGTGGAATTGATGCGACAGGGTTACCCACCGGAAAAAGCCTGCAAGGAAGCGGTAGAACGGATCGTGAAAAGAAGTCCTTCCAAAGCAAAACAGCTCCAGGTAGGCTTCCTCGCCCTGAATAAAAAAGGACAACACGGCGCTTACTGCATCCAGAAAGGATTTAGCTACGCGGTTTGTACCAGCGACACCAGTAATATTTTAATTGATGGTAAACATCATTTTTAA
- a CDS encoding alkaline phosphatase, translated as MKKLIIATGLLLGGYFAQAQVKGVKHVILIGMDGFGAYCFPKVDNPNMKQMMADGAWTLQARSVLPSSSAVNWASMVMGAGPEVHGYTEWDSKTPELPSRELDQYGMFPSIYTLLREQKPKSEIGVIYSWNGIGYLFPKAAVNKDLGTHDNDSLATEASIAYIKEKKPDFLFIHFDEPDGVGHNIGHNIQPYFDQVHKNDVLLGKILQSVKDAGMWDNTIILLTADHGGINKGHGGKTMQEMQIPWIIRGPGVQKNKEIKASVVTYDTAATIAWIFGLKTPQVWTGRPVKEAFK; from the coding sequence ATGAAAAAACTGATTATCGCAACAGGACTGCTGCTGGGCGGATATTTCGCGCAGGCGCAGGTCAAAGGGGTAAAGCATGTGATTTTAATTGGTATGGACGGATTTGGCGCTTATTGTTTCCCGAAAGTGGACAATCCCAACATGAAACAAATGATGGCAGACGGCGCCTGGACTTTACAGGCACGCAGTGTGCTGCCTTCTTCCAGCGCAGTGAACTGGGCTTCGATGGTGATGGGTGCGGGTCCGGAAGTACACGGCTATACGGAGTGGGACAGCAAAACGCCTGAACTGCCTTCCCGCGAACTGGACCAGTATGGCATGTTCCCGTCTATTTACACCCTGCTCCGTGAGCAGAAACCCAAGTCGGAAATAGGCGTTATTTATAGTTGGAATGGTATTGGTTATCTGTTCCCCAAAGCAGCGGTAAATAAAGACCTGGGGACGCATGATAACGACAGTTTAGCCACCGAGGCCTCTATTGCATACATAAAAGAAAAGAAACCCGATTTCCTGTTCATTCATTTTGATGAGCCGGATGGTGTAGGTCATAATATCGGGCATAATATTCAACCCTACTTCGACCAGGTGCATAAGAATGATGTTTTACTCGGTAAAATATTACAGTCAGTGAAAGACGCCGGCATGTGGGACAATACCATTATCCTGCTCACCGCAGATCATGGTGGTATCAACAAAGGTCATGGTGGTAAAACCATGCAGGAAATGCAGATCCCGTGGATCATCCGTGGGCCCGGTGTGCAGAAGAACAAGGAAATAAAGGCAAGTGTTGTTACGTACGATACAGCTGCTACTATCGCATGGATCTTTGGACTCAAAACCCCGCAGGTTTGGACCGGAAGACCAGTGAAGGAAGCATTTAAATAA
- a CDS encoding family 20 glycosylhydrolase has translation MKKVFHICLLLAAAGLWSCTDSHHANAPKGQVSIIPMPASVTEKADSFLLDKQTIIVAANEADKQTASLFNTWLKELTGYELAIKEAGDKNAIVLHTGNDTTNAEGYTLNVDNSGVVINGNSGSGTFYGIQTLIQLLPVQKANAIYIPGVSITDAPRFAYRGLHLDVGRHFFPVEFIKKYIDLLAMHKMNTFHWHLTEDQGWRIEIKKYPRLQEVASKRRETMAGRYDDNKYDGKPYGGYYTQEQVKEVVKYATERFVTVIPEIEMPGHSLAALTAYPYLGCTGGPYEVGTRWGVYDDVYCAGNDSVYTFLQDVLDEVLELFPGKYIHIGGDECPKVRWEKCPKCQARMKQEGLKDAHALQSYFIHRMEKYLNSKGRQIIGWDEILEGGLAPNATVMSWRGIDGGIAAAKQKHDVIMTPGNFCYFDHYQSQGHNEPLAIGGFTPVSKVYAYEPIPSELNKDEAKYIKGAQANVWTEYINNTDYLEYMVYPRASALAEVLWSPADKRNYDNFLDRLKVHVKRLDLKKVNYAKHVFEVTAKVADNGKGGVEVKLDSKLDGGKIFYTTDSTAPAPNGTPYTTPVQIEKTSTLRAQVFLNDKPFGNEYNQHFLFHKGLGKKVALTAAPDKSYDPGSSFALVNGIEGIVSHNDNQWFGYNGTNMEAVVDLDSIQDIRLVGMNTLSAKNNWIYPPKQVTFSVSDDGNTFKEVYKQTSFAQNGIIQVRGKLQNVRGRYVKMNAQNNGKIPAGDKGAGNSAWLFADEFIIE, from the coding sequence ATGAAAAAAGTATTCCATATCTGTTTACTACTGGCTGCCGCCGGGCTGTGGAGCTGTACTGACTCCCACCATGCGAACGCACCGAAAGGCCAGGTAAGCATTATTCCTATGCCGGCAAGCGTAACTGAAAAAGCAGATTCCTTTTTGCTGGATAAACAAACCATTATCGTGGCCGCTAATGAAGCCGATAAACAAACCGCTTCCCTGTTCAATACCTGGCTGAAAGAACTCACCGGTTATGAACTGGCTATCAAAGAAGCTGGAGATAAAAATGCCATCGTGCTGCATACCGGTAATGACACTACTAACGCAGAAGGCTATACGCTGAATGTGGATAACAGCGGCGTTGTGATCAATGGCAACAGCGGCAGTGGCACCTTCTACGGTATACAGACGCTGATCCAGCTGCTGCCCGTACAAAAGGCGAACGCTATATATATTCCCGGTGTAAGCATTACAGATGCACCCCGCTTTGCATACCGTGGTCTCCACCTGGATGTGGGCCGTCACTTTTTCCCGGTAGAATTTATCAAGAAGTATATTGATCTGCTGGCCATGCATAAGATGAATACTTTTCACTGGCATTTAACGGAAGACCAGGGCTGGCGGATTGAAATAAAGAAATACCCCCGCCTGCAGGAAGTGGCTTCCAAACGCAGGGAAACCATGGCAGGCCGTTATGACGACAACAAATATGATGGCAAACCTTACGGTGGCTACTATACGCAGGAACAGGTGAAAGAAGTGGTAAAATATGCCACGGAACGTTTTGTTACCGTTATCCCTGAAATAGAAATGCCGGGTCACTCACTGGCAGCTCTCACAGCTTACCCATACCTGGGCTGCACCGGTGGCCCATATGAAGTAGGCACCCGCTGGGGTGTATACGATGATGTATATTGCGCAGGTAACGACAGCGTATATACGTTTTTACAGGATGTACTGGATGAAGTACTGGAATTATTCCCCGGTAAATACATTCACATCGGTGGGGATGAATGCCCTAAAGTGCGTTGGGAAAAATGTCCCAAATGCCAGGCACGTATGAAACAGGAAGGACTGAAAGATGCACATGCCCTGCAAAGTTATTTCATTCACCGCATGGAGAAATACCTGAACAGCAAAGGCCGTCAGATCATTGGCTGGGACGAGATCCTGGAAGGCGGACTGGCGCCTAACGCCACCGTCATGAGCTGGAGAGGCATTGATGGCGGTATTGCAGCAGCTAAACAAAAACACGATGTGATCATGACACCGGGCAACTTCTGCTACTTTGATCACTACCAGTCACAGGGCCACAATGAACCACTGGCCATTGGCGGCTTCACTCCGGTGAGTAAAGTATATGCCTACGAGCCAATACCTTCAGAGCTGAACAAGGACGAAGCTAAATACATCAAAGGTGCGCAGGCCAACGTATGGACAGAATACATCAACAACACTGATTATCTCGAGTACATGGTATACCCCCGTGCTTCCGCACTTGCAGAAGTATTGTGGTCCCCGGCTGATAAACGTAACTATGATAATTTCCTGGATAGGCTGAAAGTACATGTAAAACGGCTGGACCTGAAAAAGGTAAATTATGCCAAGCATGTATTTGAAGTAACCGCGAAAGTAGCAGACAACGGGAAAGGCGGCGTAGAAGTGAAACTGGACAGCAAACTGGATGGTGGTAAAATATTTTACACAACAGACAGCACCGCGCCTGCTCCGAATGGTACGCCTTATACCACACCGGTACAGATCGAAAAAACCAGTACCCTCCGTGCACAGGTATTCCTGAACGACAAGCCTTTTGGCAATGAATACAACCAGCATTTCCTGTTCCATAAAGGACTGGGTAAAAAAGTGGCGTTGACAGCAGCACCGGACAAAAGCTATGATCCGGGCAGCTCCTTCGCCCTGGTAAATGGTATTGAAGGCATCGTGAGCCACAACGATAATCAGTGGTTTGGTTACAACGGCACCAACATGGAAGCTGTGGTAGACCTGGATAGTATACAGGACATCCGGCTGGTAGGTATGAATACCCTCAGTGCCAAAAACAACTGGATCTATCCGCCAAAACAGGTTACCTTCTCGGTTTCTGACGATGGCAACACCTTTAAAGAAGTGTACAAACAAACATCATTTGCGCAAAACGGTATCATCCAGGTACGTGGTAAACTGCAAAATGTACGTGGCCGTTATGTAAAAATGAATGCGCAGAATAACGGGAAAATCCCGGCAGGCGACAAAGGCGCCGGCAATAGCGCATGGTTGTTTGCCGATGAAT